GTTCGACGGCGCGCCGCCGAACGTCGCGCTGGTGGAGCTCGACGAGGGCCCGCTCGTCCACGCGTCCGTCCTCGGCACGGACCGTCCGGAGATCGGCATGCGGCTGGAGGCGGTCTTCGAAGAAATCGGGCCGGACGTCACGGTCCCCGCATTCCGCCCGGCCCGGGACGACCCGCGCGCTAGCCTTGCCGGGTGACGTTGGAACCGGGCTGGGCAGAGCGCGTCGAGGGGAACGCGATCCCCCGGCGGCGGCCGGGCACGTTCGTCGGCCCGCGGGCCAAGCTCGTCTCGGCGGGCCACCGGCTGCTCCTCGAACGCGGCGACTCCTCGTACACGATCGAGGAGCTCGTCCGCACCGCGGGCGTCGCGATCAAAACGTTCTACCGGTGCTTCGCCAACAAGGAGGAGTTCCTCCGGACGGTCTTCAGCACGATCGTCACCGACTCGACGCCGCGCATCCGCGACCACGTCATGACCAGCACCGACGATCCGCTGGAGCGGCTCCGGCTCGCGGTGTCGCGGCCGCTGGAGTGGCACCGCGAGAACGAGGCGCTCAGCCGCGTGATCGCGCACGAGCACGTGCGGATCGCCGCCACCAGCCCGGAGACGATCGCCGCGACGAGCCGCTCCTACGAGGCGCTGATGCGCGAGCTGATCGTCGCGGGAGCCGACGCGGGCCTGCTGTTCCCGGCCGACCTCGACTGGGACGTCCACATCATCACCTCGATGGTGACGAACTCGTTCCTGACGCTGATCATCGGCATGGGCGAGCCGCCCGACCGGCGGCTCCTCGCCGACAACGTGTGGCGGTTCTGCCTGACGGCCCTGCGCGCCCCCGAATCGGCGTTCGCCGCCTCCCCCCTGCCGTCCCTCGACGGCGACTCACTTGACGGCGATCGGGTTGACGGGTGACCCGACCGCGTACGGGACGTTCAGCGGCGAGGCCGTGAACAGGCACTCGTAGACGCCGTCGGCGGCGCAGTCGTCGGCGAGGTCCTCGAAGTCGAACATCTCGCCGAGCAGCAGGCCCATGTCGCGGATCGCGAGCATGTGGAACGGGATCATCGGGCCGTCGCCGTTCGCGCCGAGCACCTCGACGGCCAGGTTGTCCGCACAGACCGCCGCGATCCCGTGGTCGCGGATCCAGCGGGCGCACTCGAAGGTGAGCCCCGGCGACCGTCCGGGCTCGACGTCGAAGCCGCGCCGCTGCCGGGGGTAGGTGCCCGTCCGCAGGAGCAGGACGTCACCGGGGCGCGGGACGACTCCCTGCGCGGCGAGCACGGCGTCGAGTTCGTCCGGGCCGACGCCCGTGCCCGGCGG
The nucleotide sequence above comes from Actinomadura algeriensis. Encoded proteins:
- a CDS encoding TetR/AcrR family transcriptional regulator produces the protein MTLEPGWAERVEGNAIPRRRPGTFVGPRAKLVSAGHRLLLERGDSSYTIEELVRTAGVAIKTFYRCFANKEEFLRTVFSTIVTDSTPRIRDHVMTSTDDPLERLRLAVSRPLEWHRENEALSRVIAHEHVRIAATSPETIAATSRSYEALMRELIVAGADAGLLFPADLDWDVHIITSMVTNSFLTLIIGMGEPPDRRLLADNVWRFCLTALRAPESAFAASPLPSLDGDSLDGDRVDG